A region from the Benincasa hispida cultivar B227 chromosome 8, ASM972705v1, whole genome shotgun sequence genome encodes:
- the LOC120083934 gene encoding uncharacterized mitochondrial protein AtMg00820-like, with translation MGIFKPKAWLSVVTDLDKTEPRSYKETLLHPRWKQAMLEGHEALIQNNTWPLTPLPQDHKVIGSKWVFRLKQTPSGEIARFKARLVAQGFSQDYGIDYFETSSPMVKLITIRLVFHYFISQLGHLIT, from the coding sequence ATGGGCATTTTTAAACCAAAGGCTTGGTTATCCGTTGTCACTGACTTGGACAAAACAGAACCAAGATCGTATAAAGAAACACTTCTTCATCCAAGATGGAAGCAAGCTATGCTTGAGGGACATGAGGCGCTCATACAAAATAATACATGGCCCCTCACACCTCTGCCCCAGGATCACAAGGTAATTGGCAGTAAGTGGGTGTTCAGACTCAAACAGACTCCATCAGGTGAGATTGCTCGTTTCAAGGCCCGCTTGGTCGCTCAAGGCTTCAGCCAAGATTATGGCATTGATTACTTTGAAACTTCTAGTCCAATGGTCAAGCTTATTACCATCCGGCTTGTGTTCCATTACTTTATCTCACAATTGGGCCATTTGATAACTTGA